One Triticum dicoccoides isolate Atlit2015 ecotype Zavitan chromosome 4B, WEW_v2.0, whole genome shotgun sequence genomic window carries:
- the LOC119295106 gene encoding uncharacterized protein LOC119295106 yields the protein MPTASCLRPPLRSGRSAAARLGFPPPPPPAQLYPAGLAIGSWRRRLAGVGVAASSASPFDELYARGRPIHGASKKSTLWNLIQDIEPLDLSVIQRDVPLETVDAMKRTISGMLGLLPSDQFRVVVEALWNPFFKLLVSSIMTGYTLRNAECRLSFERNLELSEEDAECEKRDMTEDNLHDINLGRPVTIFRLSEDDMPQDSGKIDEEPSGESMGEMLSNLTPQAEEQIIRLQSRLDAMKKELHDLKRKNSALQMQQFVGEEKNDLLDYLRSLTPEKVAELSESTCPGVQEAIQSVVHGLLATLSPKVHSKSPPPVENAGGALNCGGEDDDCAELVENTSLPFQPLISVPRDYLARLLFWCMLLGHYIRGLEYRLELAHLLRISSDVGSFPIDDDHFI from the exons ATGCCGACCGCCTCCTGCCTCCGCCCGCCTCTCCGCAGCGGCCGCTCCGCCGCGGCGCGCCTCGGATTCCCTCCCCCGCCTCCCCCGGCGCAGCTCTACCCGGCGGGGCTGGCGATTGGGAGCTGGCGGAGGAGGCTCGCCGGGGTCGGGGTggcggcctcctccgcctcgcccttCGACGAGCTCTACGCGCGGGGAAGGCCCATCCACGGAGCCTCTAAG AAATCTACCTTGTGGAATTTGATCCAAGATATAGAGCCTTTGGATCTTAGTGTCATTCAGAGAGATGTTCCTCTTGAAacagttgatgcaatgaagaggaccATCTCTGGCATGTTGGGTCTGCTTCCATCTGATCAGTTCCGTGTTGTTGTAGAAGCCCTTTGGAATCCATTTTTCAAGTTATTGGTATCTTCAATCATGACTGG GTATACTCTACGTAATGCTGAATGCAGGCTCTCTTTTGAAAGGAACCTAGAACTTTCTGAAGAAGATGCTGAATGTGAGAAAAGAGACATGACTGAAGATAATCTTCATGATATCAATTTGGGTAGGCCTGTTACAATTTTCAGATTATCGGAAGACGACATGCCCCAGGACTCTGGAAAAATTGACGAAGAACCATCTGGTGAGAGTATGGGAGAAATGTTAAGTAACTTAACACCCCAAGCAGAAGAGCAGATTATTCGGTTGCAATCTCGTTTGGATGCGATGAAAAAG GAGTTACATGACCTGAAGAGGAAAAATTCTGCCCTTCAAATGCAACAGTTTGTTGGGGAAGAGAAAAATGATCTGCTAGACTATCTAAGATCCCTAACACCAGAGAAG GTTGCTGAACTCTCGGAATCCACCTGTCCTGGTGTGCAAGAGGCTATCCAGTCTGTTGTGCATGGTTTGCTTGCTACTCTTTCCCCCAAGGTACACTCGAAGTCTCCTCCGCCAGTAGAGAATGCTGGGGGAGCCCTAAATTGTGGGGGTGAGGACGATGACTGTGCAGAGCTTGTCGAGAATACTTCCCTCCCGTTTCAGCCCCTAATATCTGTCCCACGTGATTATCTTGCACGTTTGTTATTCTG GTGCATGTTGCTGGGTCACTACATCCGAGGTCTGGAATACCGGTTAGAGCTGGCACACCTTCTCAGAATATCTAGCGACGTGGGGTCTTTCCCCATTGATGACGATCATTTTATTTGA